A part of Neodiprion pinetum isolate iyNeoPine1 chromosome 4, iyNeoPine1.2, whole genome shotgun sequence genomic DNA contains:
- the LOC124217549 gene encoding proteasome adapter and scaffold protein ECM29 isoform X1, translated as MAAATDELILLERVFLRLGSADTDEQLQASVCKFLPPVLLKLSSTQEGVRKKVMELLIHINRRLKSRPLVQLPVEALLLQYQDPAASSFVINFTIIYIKLGYPRMEIGKQGELIPSVLNAIEGKPLSHQDSLMLIIMPALGYINIPMDSDKRASLLGLQDKPYVAKQLVNFMLDMLLLPYGSVGQTENQQPGQPINWSQFPVPAGLSEYAFKRVIGESPPTAEQLEQTKLGIVKFLAGGFFADADILIHLIVAAADTRFSVANMADLELKKIVGTLDWGSMQLAAPLYTLFLGTDALATQKEVKPEMKRLPASTRIRLKLLHYLCRVTRAGFVIPPCIQVVFDSLYGSNTNSKLKSLALLFTSNIVQQCNLAQLTRVSGVLLNGMRKLISEGDPLHKPMAYTVIGQLGHRIPNNSPGLVNKDLNMLQHFFDTLAATGTELRQSIRDALLSMTPAYVLQKDEENTIAMMNALLSIHIESSESSVRFVAVHYAATVFPPDDAQSRYLLLLATGDTKEEVTAEATKALYGTSHKNERDKDFAKKVFLPDFSKLVTYIYAKMQARLSSSTGTVNIGSKTLPYNVTTFTEIITYLRLCLAKCAKVPSYNEPIQHPSEYSPLIGSYLKKLFHSRPEPLNNYLDIILLLSQVNADLVPLTAFLEVVGTIPVETTSRYESKLPWLRNLLTSTKEDIRELGAKIYGVVAAHIPSGEFEKQLAEIIGATRNKMLETQHGAILALSHMMERKLMLRRSENKNELCNWNSYINATKLIYTFLSDNNAMLVGAASEGIGLLGKTTSLPIPAEDGEEPNKAALVTKLFGILNNVKMSSKVKEKAALSLGFLCIGEEFAHTKSIVQKFVDMAKETKDVEVHLTVGESLVCCVQGQASPDARDAWNMLPSQHKVSFTKESDELLAWLLEELFKLAHIPHPNSRQAVCIWLLALLKHNAERAPVVERLQTIQNAFMDFLSENNDIVQDIASKGLGLVYDSSKESERKVLVSNLLEQLMQGRKTVTQVTNDTKLFEEGVLGKSPTGGNISTYREICSLASDLNQPELVYRFMHLANDNAVWTSKKGAAFGFSAIATLASDELNKYLPKIIPRLYRYQFDPTPKIQQSMASIWHAIVPSTHKAVELYHKEILEDIQVNLTNDLWRVRISCCLALADLLRSNAPIKLADCGSELWKQLFRVMDDVHEGTRLAATNTTKILSKVTVRNCDASYGKSGEEVLQAVLPVLINIGIINAASSVRAISLQTISQLVTAAGKLLKPSLESLIPALLTATGEMESPKVTQLSTAYGANSEAQEVIDSVRANAAKSHYTTETMTKCVQYIDAPILKELMPKVIELLKTSIGLGTKVACSYFLILLCSHLKQELQPYAGKILAALANGLSDRNTAVRRSNAITIGHVVGSAKDSSLEKLFRMLNTWYMVREDDAIRLAIGQTLQSINNHNQEILQNYSDTVIPLTFFAMHAEKTPETENTVELWADLWGEIAPGTETRIRQNLTVIINTLNTALESASWTTKAQAANAVATVASKLGAGIEADARNNLLKILTNGLQGRTWNGKERLLNALATLMCNSREAIEKNHELVESALNALYKESKKEAPKYRRYALKAFSDVLHELDIDRFTQVYDIAQEILSKLANKPDEDEDNSAQENSKKRELYMKLQETVYETLGKAWPSNKETQDKYCIQFVTHCYETLPNSTRPVQAAILGALSLFVDKLMLIKINSNNTSSEDKLKLVSICDTINKILRNSLGISKYTRIRKEALNIIFTVSRKLRETNNVTELDKLISLFKELLPELAKDNQPEIRSRVVDIKDIMKI; from the exons ATGGCAGCGGCCACAGACGAGCTGA TTTTGTTGGAGCGGGTGTTCCTCCGTTTGGGATCAGCTGACACGGACGAACAGCTACAAGCATCTGTATGCAAGTTTCTCCCTCCTGTGCTACTCAAGCTATCCAGTACTCAAGAAGGCGTTCGTAAAAAAGTCATGGAACTCTTGATTCATATTAATCGGAGATTGAAAAGCCGACCTCTGGTCCAACTTCCCGTTGAAGCACTCTTATTGCAGTATCAAGACCCTGCTGCAAGCTCCTTCGTTATC aACTTCAccataatttatattaaattgGGATACCCAAGGATGGAAATTGGTAAACAGGGTGAATTGATACCAAGTGTATTGAATGCTATCGAAGGGAAGCCATTGTCTCATCAAGATAG TTTAATGTTGATTATCATGCCAGCATTGGGTTATATAAATATTCCAATGGACAGTGACAAGAGGGCTTCTCTGCTTGGACTTCAAGACAAGCCCTATGTTGCGAAACAACTTGTAAATTTTATGCTAGACATGCTATTACTCCCATATGG GTCAGTGGGACAAACAGAAAACCAACAGCCAGGCCAGCCCATCAATTGGTCCCAATTTCCAGTACCAGCTGGTTTGAGTGAATATGCATTTAAGAGGGTAATAGGTGAAAGCCCGCCCACAGCAGAACAACTTGAGCAAACCAAATTAGGAATAGTCAAATTCCTTGCTGGAGGATTTTTCGCAGATGCTGATATTCTTATACATTTAATTGTTGCTGCAGCCGATACAAGGTTTAGTGTTGCAAACATGGCTGATcttgagttaaaaaaaatagttgg TACCTTGGATTGGGGCTCAATGCAGTTAGCTGCACCATTGTATACCTTGTTTTTGGGTACTGATGCTCTAGCAACGCAGAAAGAAGTCAAGCCAGAAATGAAGAGACTTCCGGCTAGTACAAGAATTCGACTAAAGTTGCTACACTACCTTTGTCGAGTGACAAGAGCAGGCTTTGTCATCCCACCTTGCATTCAA GTTGTGTTTGACTCACTTTACGGAAGCAATACGAATTCAAAGCTAAAATCATTAGCTCTACTGTTTACGTCAAATATTGTTCAACA ATGTAATCTGGCCCAACTAACACGGGTATCTGGCGTGCTTCTAAAtggaatgagaaaattaatatcCGAAGGGGATCCACTTCACAAACCAATGGCTTATACAGTCATAGGACAGCTTGGCCATAGGATACCAAATAACTCTCCAGGTCTTGTAAATAAAGACTTGAATATGCTGCAACATTTCTTTGATACTTTGGCAGCG ACCGGCACCGAGTTGAGACAATCCATAAGAGATGCTCTTCTTAGCATGACACCAGCCTATGTGCTTCAAAAAGACGAAGAGAACACCATAGCTATGATGAATGCTTTGCTATCAATTCATATTGAGTCATCTGAATCTAGTGTCAG ATTTGTTGCTGTACATTATGCAGCAACAGTGTTTCCACCAGACGATGCCCAGTCGCGTTATCTTTTACTATTAGCAACTGGTGATACCAAGGAAGAAGTTACTGCGGAAGCTACAAAAGCATTGTATGGTACTTCCCATAAAAATGAACGAGACAAAGACTTTGCAAAGAAAGTGTTTTTGCCAGATTTCTCAAAGCTCgtaacatacatatatgctaAAATGCAAGCAAGACTTAGCAGTTCCACTGGTACAGTTAATATCGGAAGTAAAACTTTACCCTACAATGTCACCACATTTACTGAG ATTATTACGTACTTACGCCTGTGTCTGGCAAAATGTGCTAAAGTTCCATCATACAATGAGCCCATTCAACATCCATCTGAGTACAGCCCTTTGATTGGAtcatatttgaagaaattattcCATTCAAGACCAGAGCCTCTTAACAACTATCTTGATATTATTTTACTCCTCAGTCAAGTAAATGCAG ACCTTGTTCCATTGACTGCATTTTTAGAGGTAGTTGGAACAATTCCAGTTGAAACGACATCGCGTTATGAAAGTAAGCTACCATGGTTGAGAAATTTACTGACTTCAACAAAAGAAGATATCAGGGAATTAGGTGCAAAAATTTATGGTGTTGTGGCGGCTCATATTCCTAGTGGAGAATTTGAAAAGCAACTAGCAGAGATCATCGGTGCTACACGAAACAAAATGCTGGAAACTCAGCATGGTGCAATACTAGCATTGTCTCATATGATGGAGAGAAAATTGATGTTGCGcagaagtgaaaataaaaatgaactaTGTAATTGGAACAGCTACATCAATGCTACCAAACTAATTT ATACATTTTTGAGCGACAATAATGCTATGCTTGTTGGAGCAGCTAGCGAAGGTATAGGTTTGCTAGGCAAAACCACATCCCTACCAATCCCTGCAGAAGATGGAGAAGAGCCAAATAAAGCAGCTTTAGTCACTAAATTGTTTGGGATTTTAAACAATGTAAAAATGTCTTCAAAG GTGAAGGAGAAAGCAGCTCTTTCTTTGGGTTTCTTGTGCATTGGTGAAGAATTTGCACACACAAAATCAATTGTCCAAAAATTTGTGGATATGGCAAAGGAG ACTAAGGACGTCGAAGTTCACTTGACGGTAGGAGAATCTCTGGTTTGTTGTGTTCAGGGTCAGGCTTCGCCCGATGCACGAGATGCTTGGAACATGCTTCCCAGTCAACATAAAGTTTCTTTCACCAAAGAAAGCGATGAGTTGCTTGCATGGTTATTAGAAGAGTTATTCAAATTAGCTCACATTCCACATCCTAACTCCAGACAG GCTGTATGTATCTGGCTATTGGCTCTACTTAAACATAATGCTGAAAGAGCACCGGTTGTGGAAAGACTACAAACGATTCAGAATGCATTTATGGATTTTCTGTCCGAGAACAATG ACATTGTACAAGACATCGCGTCAAAGGGTCTTGGGCTGGTATATGATAGTAGCAAAGAAAGCGAGCGTAAAGTATTGGTGTCTAATTTGCTGGAACAATTGATGCAGGGTCGAAAAACTGTGACTCAAGTTACCAATGACACGAAATTATTTGAAGAAGGAGTTCTTGGGAAAAGTCCAACTGG AGGAAACATCTCAACATATCGCGAGATTTGCTCTCTTGCTTCAGACTTGAACCAGCCTGAACTAGTTTACCGATTCATGCATTTGGCTAATGATAACGCAGTTTGGACATCAAAAAAAGGTGCAGCATTCGGATTTTCAGCTATCGCAACACTAGCTAGTGacgaattaaataaatatttgccaAAAATTATACCAAGATTGTACAGATACCAATTTGATCCGACTCCCAAGATTCAACAAAGTATGGCCAGTATTTGGCATGCAATTGTACCTTCCACCCATAAAGCT GTCGAGTTATATCACAAAGAAATACTAGAAGATATACAAGTCAACTTGACAAATGACTTGTGGAGAGTAAGAATTAGCTGCTGCCTTGCACTGGCAGATCTGTTAAGATCTAATGCGCCGATAAAGTTAGCAGATTGTGGATCTGAATTGTGGAAACAACTGTTCCGAGTTATGGATGATGTCCACGAGGGAACCAGACTGGCAGCAACAAATACAACCAAAATTCTCAGCAAG GTAACTGTAAGAAATTGCGATGCTTCGTACGGCAAGTCAGGAGAAGAGGTACTTCAAGCAGTGTTACCAGTACTGATAAATATTGGTATTATTAATGCTGCCAGTTCAGTTAGAGCGATATCGCTACAGACCATATCGCAGCTTGTTACGGCAGCTGGGAAGCTACTAAAACCTTCACTGGAAAGTTTGATACCAGCCCTTTTAACTGCGACAGGCGAAATGGAGAGTCCTAAGGTCACACAACTAAGTACTGCATATGGTGCTAACTCGGAAGCACAGGAAGTGATCGACAGCGTTAGAGCTAATGCTGCAAAGAGTCACTACACAACTGAAACTATGACAAAG TGTGTCCAATACATTGATGCTCCCATTCTGAAAGAGCTAATGCCAAAAGTAATAGAGTTACTCAAAACAAGCATAGGACTTGGTACGAAAGTGGCATGCTCGTATTTCTTGATACTTCTTTGTAGTCACTTGAAGCAGGAATTACAACCCTATGCCG GTAAGATTTTGGCTGCTCTGGCTAACGGTTTATCAGATCGGAATACAGCTGTAAGAAGAAGTAATGCAATTACTATCGGGCATGTTGTTGGATCGGCGAAAGATTCAAGTTTAGAAAAACTATTCAGAATGTTGAATACTTGGTACATGGTGCGAGAAG ATGACGCGATTAGATTAGCGATTGGGCAAACATTGCAATCTATAAATAACCACAATCAGGAGATTCTCCAAAATTATTCTGACACTGTTATACCTCTTACGTTTTTTGCTATGCACGCTGAAAAGACTCCAG AGACTGAAAACACTGTCGAATTATGGGCAGATTTGTGGGGCGAAATAGCGCCTGGTACCGAAACCAGGATCAGACAGAACTTGactgtaataattaatacttTGAATACTGCTTTGGAATCAGCATCTTGGACGACTAAGGCACAGGCTGCGAATGCTGTTGCTACAGTTGCGTCAAAATTAGGTGCTGGTATAGAAGCAGATGCGAGAAATAACCttctaaaaattttgacgaaCGGTTTACAAGGAAGAACATGGAATGGCAAAGAACGACTTCTAAATGCGCTCGCAACTTTAATGTGCAACAGCAG AGAggcgatagaaaaaaatcatgagcTTGTGGAATCAGCATTGAATGCGTTATATAAAGAGAGTAAAAAGGAAGCACCGAAATACCGGCGATATGCCCTCAAAGCATTTTCTGATGTACTACATGAGCTGGATATAGATCGATTTACACAAGTGTATGATATTGCCCAAGAAATTCTTTCAAAG CTAGCGAATAAACCCGATGAAGATGAGGATAATTCAGCTCAAGAAAACTCTAAGAAAAGAGAGTTGTATATGAAGTTACAAGAAACAGTTTATGAAACACTTGGAAAAGCTTGGCCTTCAAACAAGGAAACACAAG ATAAATACTGTATTCAATTTGTAACACACTGCTACGAGACACTTCCAAACAGTACTAGACCGGTACAAGCAGCAATCTTAGGTGCACTGAGTCTTTTTGTTGATAAGCTGATgttgattaaaattaatagCAACAATACTAGCTCCGAAGATAAACTGAAACTGGTTTCAATCTGTGATACtatcaacaaaattttgaggaATTCCTTAG gTATATCCAAGTACACAAGAATACGAAAGGAAGCACTCAACATAATTTTCACTGTTTCTCGAAAACTGCGTGAAACAAACAACGTTACAGAACTGGATAAGTTGATTAGCTTGTTCAAAGAGCTTCTTCCGGAACTAGCCAAGGACAATCAACCAGAAATTCGTTCTAGGGTAGTTGATATTAAGGATATTATGAAAATCTAA
- the LOC124217549 gene encoding proteasome adapter and scaffold protein ECM29 isoform X2 — translation MELLIHINRRLKSRPLVQLPVEALLLQYQDPAASSFVINFTIIYIKLGYPRMEIGKQGELIPSVLNAIEGKPLSHQDSLMLIIMPALGYINIPMDSDKRASLLGLQDKPYVAKQLVNFMLDMLLLPYGSVGQTENQQPGQPINWSQFPVPAGLSEYAFKRVIGESPPTAEQLEQTKLGIVKFLAGGFFADADILIHLIVAAADTRFSVANMADLELKKIVGTLDWGSMQLAAPLYTLFLGTDALATQKEVKPEMKRLPASTRIRLKLLHYLCRVTRAGFVIPPCIQVVFDSLYGSNTNSKLKSLALLFTSNIVQQCNLAQLTRVSGVLLNGMRKLISEGDPLHKPMAYTVIGQLGHRIPNNSPGLVNKDLNMLQHFFDTLAATGTELRQSIRDALLSMTPAYVLQKDEENTIAMMNALLSIHIESSESSVRFVAVHYAATVFPPDDAQSRYLLLLATGDTKEEVTAEATKALYGTSHKNERDKDFAKKVFLPDFSKLVTYIYAKMQARLSSSTGTVNIGSKTLPYNVTTFTEIITYLRLCLAKCAKVPSYNEPIQHPSEYSPLIGSYLKKLFHSRPEPLNNYLDIILLLSQVNADLVPLTAFLEVVGTIPVETTSRYESKLPWLRNLLTSTKEDIRELGAKIYGVVAAHIPSGEFEKQLAEIIGATRNKMLETQHGAILALSHMMERKLMLRRSENKNELCNWNSYINATKLIYTFLSDNNAMLVGAASEGIGLLGKTTSLPIPAEDGEEPNKAALVTKLFGILNNVKMSSKVKEKAALSLGFLCIGEEFAHTKSIVQKFVDMAKETKDVEVHLTVGESLVCCVQGQASPDARDAWNMLPSQHKVSFTKESDELLAWLLEELFKLAHIPHPNSRQAVCIWLLALLKHNAERAPVVERLQTIQNAFMDFLSENNDIVQDIASKGLGLVYDSSKESERKVLVSNLLEQLMQGRKTVTQVTNDTKLFEEGVLGKSPTGGNISTYREICSLASDLNQPELVYRFMHLANDNAVWTSKKGAAFGFSAIATLASDELNKYLPKIIPRLYRYQFDPTPKIQQSMASIWHAIVPSTHKAVELYHKEILEDIQVNLTNDLWRVRISCCLALADLLRSNAPIKLADCGSELWKQLFRVMDDVHEGTRLAATNTTKILSKVTVRNCDASYGKSGEEVLQAVLPVLINIGIINAASSVRAISLQTISQLVTAAGKLLKPSLESLIPALLTATGEMESPKVTQLSTAYGANSEAQEVIDSVRANAAKSHYTTETMTKCVQYIDAPILKELMPKVIELLKTSIGLGTKVACSYFLILLCSHLKQELQPYAGKILAALANGLSDRNTAVRRSNAITIGHVVGSAKDSSLEKLFRMLNTWYMVREDDAIRLAIGQTLQSINNHNQEILQNYSDTVIPLTFFAMHAEKTPETENTVELWADLWGEIAPGTETRIRQNLTVIINTLNTALESASWTTKAQAANAVATVASKLGAGIEADARNNLLKILTNGLQGRTWNGKERLLNALATLMCNSREAIEKNHELVESALNALYKESKKEAPKYRRYALKAFSDVLHELDIDRFTQVYDIAQEILSKLANKPDEDEDNSAQENSKKRELYMKLQETVYETLGKAWPSNKETQDKYCIQFVTHCYETLPNSTRPVQAAILGALSLFVDKLMLIKINSNNTSSEDKLKLVSICDTINKILRNSLGISKYTRIRKEALNIIFTVSRKLRETNNVTELDKLISLFKELLPELAKDNQPEIRSRVVDIKDIMKI, via the exons ATGGAACTCTTGATTCATATTAATCGGAGATTGAAAAGCCGACCTCTGGTCCAACTTCCCGTTGAAGCACTCTTATTGCAGTATCAAGACCCTGCTGCAAGCTCCTTCGTTATC aACTTCAccataatttatattaaattgGGATACCCAAGGATGGAAATTGGTAAACAGGGTGAATTGATACCAAGTGTATTGAATGCTATCGAAGGGAAGCCATTGTCTCATCAAGATAG TTTAATGTTGATTATCATGCCAGCATTGGGTTATATAAATATTCCAATGGACAGTGACAAGAGGGCTTCTCTGCTTGGACTTCAAGACAAGCCCTATGTTGCGAAACAACTTGTAAATTTTATGCTAGACATGCTATTACTCCCATATGG GTCAGTGGGACAAACAGAAAACCAACAGCCAGGCCAGCCCATCAATTGGTCCCAATTTCCAGTACCAGCTGGTTTGAGTGAATATGCATTTAAGAGGGTAATAGGTGAAAGCCCGCCCACAGCAGAACAACTTGAGCAAACCAAATTAGGAATAGTCAAATTCCTTGCTGGAGGATTTTTCGCAGATGCTGATATTCTTATACATTTAATTGTTGCTGCAGCCGATACAAGGTTTAGTGTTGCAAACATGGCTGATcttgagttaaaaaaaatagttgg TACCTTGGATTGGGGCTCAATGCAGTTAGCTGCACCATTGTATACCTTGTTTTTGGGTACTGATGCTCTAGCAACGCAGAAAGAAGTCAAGCCAGAAATGAAGAGACTTCCGGCTAGTACAAGAATTCGACTAAAGTTGCTACACTACCTTTGTCGAGTGACAAGAGCAGGCTTTGTCATCCCACCTTGCATTCAA GTTGTGTTTGACTCACTTTACGGAAGCAATACGAATTCAAAGCTAAAATCATTAGCTCTACTGTTTACGTCAAATATTGTTCAACA ATGTAATCTGGCCCAACTAACACGGGTATCTGGCGTGCTTCTAAAtggaatgagaaaattaatatcCGAAGGGGATCCACTTCACAAACCAATGGCTTATACAGTCATAGGACAGCTTGGCCATAGGATACCAAATAACTCTCCAGGTCTTGTAAATAAAGACTTGAATATGCTGCAACATTTCTTTGATACTTTGGCAGCG ACCGGCACCGAGTTGAGACAATCCATAAGAGATGCTCTTCTTAGCATGACACCAGCCTATGTGCTTCAAAAAGACGAAGAGAACACCATAGCTATGATGAATGCTTTGCTATCAATTCATATTGAGTCATCTGAATCTAGTGTCAG ATTTGTTGCTGTACATTATGCAGCAACAGTGTTTCCACCAGACGATGCCCAGTCGCGTTATCTTTTACTATTAGCAACTGGTGATACCAAGGAAGAAGTTACTGCGGAAGCTACAAAAGCATTGTATGGTACTTCCCATAAAAATGAACGAGACAAAGACTTTGCAAAGAAAGTGTTTTTGCCAGATTTCTCAAAGCTCgtaacatacatatatgctaAAATGCAAGCAAGACTTAGCAGTTCCACTGGTACAGTTAATATCGGAAGTAAAACTTTACCCTACAATGTCACCACATTTACTGAG ATTATTACGTACTTACGCCTGTGTCTGGCAAAATGTGCTAAAGTTCCATCATACAATGAGCCCATTCAACATCCATCTGAGTACAGCCCTTTGATTGGAtcatatttgaagaaattattcCATTCAAGACCAGAGCCTCTTAACAACTATCTTGATATTATTTTACTCCTCAGTCAAGTAAATGCAG ACCTTGTTCCATTGACTGCATTTTTAGAGGTAGTTGGAACAATTCCAGTTGAAACGACATCGCGTTATGAAAGTAAGCTACCATGGTTGAGAAATTTACTGACTTCAACAAAAGAAGATATCAGGGAATTAGGTGCAAAAATTTATGGTGTTGTGGCGGCTCATATTCCTAGTGGAGAATTTGAAAAGCAACTAGCAGAGATCATCGGTGCTACACGAAACAAAATGCTGGAAACTCAGCATGGTGCAATACTAGCATTGTCTCATATGATGGAGAGAAAATTGATGTTGCGcagaagtgaaaataaaaatgaactaTGTAATTGGAACAGCTACATCAATGCTACCAAACTAATTT ATACATTTTTGAGCGACAATAATGCTATGCTTGTTGGAGCAGCTAGCGAAGGTATAGGTTTGCTAGGCAAAACCACATCCCTACCAATCCCTGCAGAAGATGGAGAAGAGCCAAATAAAGCAGCTTTAGTCACTAAATTGTTTGGGATTTTAAACAATGTAAAAATGTCTTCAAAG GTGAAGGAGAAAGCAGCTCTTTCTTTGGGTTTCTTGTGCATTGGTGAAGAATTTGCACACACAAAATCAATTGTCCAAAAATTTGTGGATATGGCAAAGGAG ACTAAGGACGTCGAAGTTCACTTGACGGTAGGAGAATCTCTGGTTTGTTGTGTTCAGGGTCAGGCTTCGCCCGATGCACGAGATGCTTGGAACATGCTTCCCAGTCAACATAAAGTTTCTTTCACCAAAGAAAGCGATGAGTTGCTTGCATGGTTATTAGAAGAGTTATTCAAATTAGCTCACATTCCACATCCTAACTCCAGACAG GCTGTATGTATCTGGCTATTGGCTCTACTTAAACATAATGCTGAAAGAGCACCGGTTGTGGAAAGACTACAAACGATTCAGAATGCATTTATGGATTTTCTGTCCGAGAACAATG ACATTGTACAAGACATCGCGTCAAAGGGTCTTGGGCTGGTATATGATAGTAGCAAAGAAAGCGAGCGTAAAGTATTGGTGTCTAATTTGCTGGAACAATTGATGCAGGGTCGAAAAACTGTGACTCAAGTTACCAATGACACGAAATTATTTGAAGAAGGAGTTCTTGGGAAAAGTCCAACTGG AGGAAACATCTCAACATATCGCGAGATTTGCTCTCTTGCTTCAGACTTGAACCAGCCTGAACTAGTTTACCGATTCATGCATTTGGCTAATGATAACGCAGTTTGGACATCAAAAAAAGGTGCAGCATTCGGATTTTCAGCTATCGCAACACTAGCTAGTGacgaattaaataaatatttgccaAAAATTATACCAAGATTGTACAGATACCAATTTGATCCGACTCCCAAGATTCAACAAAGTATGGCCAGTATTTGGCATGCAATTGTACCTTCCACCCATAAAGCT GTCGAGTTATATCACAAAGAAATACTAGAAGATATACAAGTCAACTTGACAAATGACTTGTGGAGAGTAAGAATTAGCTGCTGCCTTGCACTGGCAGATCTGTTAAGATCTAATGCGCCGATAAAGTTAGCAGATTGTGGATCTGAATTGTGGAAACAACTGTTCCGAGTTATGGATGATGTCCACGAGGGAACCAGACTGGCAGCAACAAATACAACCAAAATTCTCAGCAAG GTAACTGTAAGAAATTGCGATGCTTCGTACGGCAAGTCAGGAGAAGAGGTACTTCAAGCAGTGTTACCAGTACTGATAAATATTGGTATTATTAATGCTGCCAGTTCAGTTAGAGCGATATCGCTACAGACCATATCGCAGCTTGTTACGGCAGCTGGGAAGCTACTAAAACCTTCACTGGAAAGTTTGATACCAGCCCTTTTAACTGCGACAGGCGAAATGGAGAGTCCTAAGGTCACACAACTAAGTACTGCATATGGTGCTAACTCGGAAGCACAGGAAGTGATCGACAGCGTTAGAGCTAATGCTGCAAAGAGTCACTACACAACTGAAACTATGACAAAG TGTGTCCAATACATTGATGCTCCCATTCTGAAAGAGCTAATGCCAAAAGTAATAGAGTTACTCAAAACAAGCATAGGACTTGGTACGAAAGTGGCATGCTCGTATTTCTTGATACTTCTTTGTAGTCACTTGAAGCAGGAATTACAACCCTATGCCG GTAAGATTTTGGCTGCTCTGGCTAACGGTTTATCAGATCGGAATACAGCTGTAAGAAGAAGTAATGCAATTACTATCGGGCATGTTGTTGGATCGGCGAAAGATTCAAGTTTAGAAAAACTATTCAGAATGTTGAATACTTGGTACATGGTGCGAGAAG ATGACGCGATTAGATTAGCGATTGGGCAAACATTGCAATCTATAAATAACCACAATCAGGAGATTCTCCAAAATTATTCTGACACTGTTATACCTCTTACGTTTTTTGCTATGCACGCTGAAAAGACTCCAG AGACTGAAAACACTGTCGAATTATGGGCAGATTTGTGGGGCGAAATAGCGCCTGGTACCGAAACCAGGATCAGACAGAACTTGactgtaataattaatacttTGAATACTGCTTTGGAATCAGCATCTTGGACGACTAAGGCACAGGCTGCGAATGCTGTTGCTACAGTTGCGTCAAAATTAGGTGCTGGTATAGAAGCAGATGCGAGAAATAACCttctaaaaattttgacgaaCGGTTTACAAGGAAGAACATGGAATGGCAAAGAACGACTTCTAAATGCGCTCGCAACTTTAATGTGCAACAGCAG AGAggcgatagaaaaaaatcatgagcTTGTGGAATCAGCATTGAATGCGTTATATAAAGAGAGTAAAAAGGAAGCACCGAAATACCGGCGATATGCCCTCAAAGCATTTTCTGATGTACTACATGAGCTGGATATAGATCGATTTACACAAGTGTATGATATTGCCCAAGAAATTCTTTCAAAG CTAGCGAATAAACCCGATGAAGATGAGGATAATTCAGCTCAAGAAAACTCTAAGAAAAGAGAGTTGTATATGAAGTTACAAGAAACAGTTTATGAAACACTTGGAAAAGCTTGGCCTTCAAACAAGGAAACACAAG ATAAATACTGTATTCAATTTGTAACACACTGCTACGAGACACTTCCAAACAGTACTAGACCGGTACAAGCAGCAATCTTAGGTGCACTGAGTCTTTTTGTTGATAAGCTGATgttgattaaaattaatagCAACAATACTAGCTCCGAAGATAAACTGAAACTGGTTTCAATCTGTGATACtatcaacaaaattttgaggaATTCCTTAG gTATATCCAAGTACACAAGAATACGAAAGGAAGCACTCAACATAATTTTCACTGTTTCTCGAAAACTGCGTGAAACAAACAACGTTACAGAACTGGATAAGTTGATTAGCTTGTTCAAAGAGCTTCTTCCGGAACTAGCCAAGGACAATCAACCAGAAATTCGTTCTAGGGTAGTTGATATTAAGGATATTATGAAAATCTAA